From one Montipora capricornis isolate CH-2021 chromosome 10, ASM3666992v2, whole genome shotgun sequence genomic stretch:
- the LOC138019765 gene encoding WD repeat and SOCS box-containing protein 1-like has product MGNRLTFTRSRTKVDKSSDLILPCRPIQPLRDINHGATSSNFPRIIAQLLHNRSSRSNIGLGDELEEEIHCCTFSPDDESLLVTCSTPCGPSFRSDEGRGHFRVFDIKSGSCRKEILTHNSQECDISADGDLITFITNSGRGEVALVKRSRDSRSGIEERVDKFQPSCTGITGQTLCSKFSPDGTHIASASSLDFHSIRETNELRLWNVKSMQTVKRIVLRDVTDFCGFVTSCEFSPDGQYIAVTTSQEQLCILKSKNFDIVSVLRKRCRGNRCWCVFNPRRKCEVLACCLQDGRVEIWKKLDYPNSCEVKYICEKERKVSSLRRLYSCSYSPDGLMLTVGTSDANILVLDSDSLDTLFCLDCKSESIPDSFRPRVQNATVHCIAFSKSQQYLAAGYSDGLVRIWAMPIQFDLKHLCRVVILHNVPASKIGSLPIPSSIKAYILNR; this is encoded by the coding sequence ATGGGAAACAGGTTGACTTTCACGAGGTCACGCACCAAAGTTGATAAATCCTCGGATTTGATTCTTCCCTGTCGCCCGATCCAACCTTTGAGAGATATCAACCATGGGGCTACGAGTTCTAATTTTCCTCGGATTATCGCCCAACTGCTTCATAATCGCAGTTCGAGATCAAACATTGGATTGGGTGACGAGTTAGAGGAAGAGATCCACTGCTGTACATTTTCTCCAGACGACGAATCACTCCTTGTAACTTGCTCGACACCTTGCGGACCGAGCTTTAGATCTGACGAAGGTCGCGGCCATTTTAGAGTGTTTGACATCAAATCAGGCTCTTGTAGGAAGGAAATTCTCACTCATAACTCCCAAGAGTGCGATATTTCAGCGGACGGCGACCTTATCACCTTTATCACTAACTCTGGAAGAGGAGAAGTGGCTCTGGTTAAACGAAGCCGTGATTCTAGAAGCGGTATTGAAGAAAGAGTCGACAAATTTCAGCCCAGTTGTACTGGAATAACAGGACAAACTCTCTGTTCTAAGTTTTCACCAGATGGTACGCACATAGCGAGCGCCTCGTCGTTAGATTTCCACAGCATCAGAGAAACCAATGAGTTGCGATTATGGAATGTGAAGTCCATGCAGACAGTGAAGAGGATCGTCTTGCGCGATGTAACAGATTTTTGTGGCTTTGTCACAAGTTGTGAGTTTTCTCCCGATGGTCAGTATATCGCTGTTACTACTTCCCAGGAACAACTGTGTATCCTGAAGAGCAAGAATTTCGACATCGTCTCCGTTTTGAGAAAGCGATGTCGAGGAAATAGATGCTGGTGTGTTTTCAATCCAAGACGGAAATGCGAAGTGCTGGCTTGTTGTTTACAGGACGGACGCGTAGAGATCTGGAAAAAACTTGATTATCCGAACAGTTGTGAAGTAAAGTACATTTGTGAAAAAGAACGCAAAGTGTCTTCTTTAAGGCGACTTTATTCTTGTAGCTATTCCCCTGATGGTCTGATGCTCACTGTGGGAACATCTGATGCAAATATTCTTGTCTTGGATTCTGACTCGCTGGACACCTTATTTTGCCTTGACTGCAAATCAGAATCAATTCCAGATTCTTTTAGACCAAGAGTTCAAAATGCTACGGTCCACTGTATTGCATTCTCAAAATCACAGCAATACCTTGCTGCAGGCTACAGTGATGGACTGGTGAGGATTTGGGCTATGCCTATCCAGTTTGATTTGAAGCATTTATGCCGAGTGGTCATCTTACACAATGTCCCAGCTAGTAAAATTGGTTCCCTTCCGATCCCCAGTAGTATTAAGGCATACATTCTAAACAGGTGA